TAACATGCTATTTCATTTTCGATTGTTACCTATGAGAAACATTATTTcttctaaaaatgttaaattttttcttcaaatgaatatatcagactacagcaaaaaaaatattaccaTAAAAAGAAGTGACTGCTCATTCAGTGGGCAAAtgcattgagtttttttttcttcttgaaagCCTAACCTCTTACCACCCAGACTTAGCAAACACTgcttatttctttatttcaatGAAATATCTTCTAAGATCATAAATATTTGATATACATTATGAATTTATAATATGCTCGGCTGGAATGTTGCCTTTCATCAtgggtgcatttttaaatagaaCTGATCATAAGCAAGTATGTCTGTAAACACATTTCCAGTCCCTAAATTGTGGTATATTTGCTAGAGTGTAGTGATGTTCTTTTATATATGAAATCACAACGGCACAGACATTGTGACTGCGTTGCCAGTAGATGTTTAAACTTTGAAgccagtgttttctttttgattagagagtgctctgttttttaaatctgcttaatcaTAAGACAATGTCGTTATTTAGTTTTGGTTTAAAACATTGAATTTTAAAGTGGTAACGACATAGTAGATGCTAAAGCCTGATCAAAAGCAAGTTTTCTTACAGTTATAATACATTAAAGAATTGTTTTATGACAATTAAGCACCTCACGTTCAGTAATTGTCAGCTCAGATTAAAATTCATATTTTGTCAGTAATGTGAATTGTAAAGTGTCATAATAACAgtaaacatttttcttctttcagtaCTTGATTTTTTGTGCCTTCTTATTTCATAGATAATCCAATTCTTGACAAACTTCTTCCCAGTCACAAAGCCCAAGTGCTGGAAAGGCTGTCCACCAGCCTGCCTTTACAAGTGACAGCCAACCTGATAAGCGATGAGGGGTATTGGATGAGGTGTTGCACAGAACGCTGGGGCGTCAGTGACGTTTCTTGTTACGGACAGAGCTGGAAAAGGATGTTCTTTGAACGTCATTTGCAGAACATGATTGAGCTCTTTATCCCTGATGTGACAGACCCACAAATGATCCTGGATATGGTCCCCCTTTGCAGGAATTATGTGCGAAAGATAGAGATATCCCAGCTGTTACCACCTGTCCGGGAGCCACAAAATGAGGATGATGATGCCTCTGATACAGCCAGTGACACTGGTTTTGACGGTCCTTCCATGGATCATTTTGACTTCGGCATTCTCCTAGACAAGCTCAGTCATCTGGAAGAGCTGCATGTGGTGTATGGAGTCAAGGGATGTGGGATGAACTTTGAATGGAACCTGTTTGAATTTACCTATCGGGACTGCCAGTCCCTCGCTAAAGCTTTAAAGTCTTGCAAATCTTTGAAGGTATGTTCTGTTCCAAGAACCTTTAATTGCAGAAtgttgtaaataataataagaagaaaaagaagaagaagaatataCTGCCTTTTTGTCACAAAAGGCAATATTTGCTTTTGGAATTTACATGTatgcttaaaacatttttataatttaatgaTATGTAATTAAAGGAATCCAGATCACGCCATAATGCAGTATATTTACAGGCCACATATACTTTTCTATTGAAACCCAATTTCATCTGCCTTAAGAGCATACCTTAAGAAAAGTTACAATTGAATTGAGGTTGTTCTGCCTATCTACCTTATTTTGTTGCTAGAAATTAATTAATCCAAAATGTAATTATCCCATGATATAATTAATTATCCCAGGCTCATCCAGCCCTTTTCTTGACAAATTCCAGGGTTTGGGCTTCGAAAGCATGGCTAAGTAGCTTGTTTGAGATTCCCAAAATCATTTGTAAGAAaggtaaatgtaaatatttattagAATACCCTTGTAATACAACTTACCATAGTACCAAGAAGTAGGCAGAGCTGCTGATTTTTCATGGCATGTGAGtatgaaaacagtgacaaattaACAAATATAACACATTTGGTGTATGATTGTGACACATGAATTTTCACGTCTTTTTGAAGGTCTTCAGAATACATGAGAGCAAGGTAGATGATGAAAAAGCCCGAGTGCTTATTCACAGCTTACTGGATCACCCCTCCTTGAAGGAGCTGGACCTTTCTCACAACTTAATTGGGGACAGAGGGGCAAGGGCTATAGGCAAACTGATCAATAGAAGCCAGCTGGAAAAGCTCATTGTTTACAACAACAAAATCAGAGGTCCAGGAGCACAGGCAATTGCATATGCACTGTCCAAAAATGCCACCCTGCTGTCTTTAAACCTCAGACTGAATCGCACTGGAGATGAAGGGGGACAGTCCATTGCtcaggctcttctaaagaataCCACCCTTGTAAGCTTGCATCTGGGCAGCAATGAGCTGACAGAGCccacagcctctgttctgtctcAGGTTCTTGTTCAGAATACAACCCTGAGAAGCATCAACCTTTCATGCAACAGACTAGGAGCAGTAAGtaactcttttactcttttagGTTTTCAGTGCAAGAAATAAACTTGTCaaaaaattaaagcattttaagtTTTGGCAAATAGTTATGTTCTAGATAGGTAAACATAGATCAAGGTATCTCAAACAAGTGATAgaaatcatttgaaaaaaaaaactctttccaGTGGTCTATCTTAATTATGAAAAACAGGTCATTTTCAGTTCAATAAGAAAAGGTAGATCTGGAATGCAGTGTTTGCCTCCTTGACTCTTTTGACTGTGATGGTTGGAAACATCAGAATCGAATCAGAGAGCCCTTGCTAATTTGTAAGTGGCAGCTGGTTAGGGTGGtcagacattttaaagacatttctgaACACTTTCCTATCTATTATatatattcaaaattctcaGAAATGCCTTAGCATTGGAAGGAACCTGTTAAAATTTAACTTTGCACTTGTTTTCTGCCTACACTGTTTTAAGTAAAAATAGGGTGATATAAAGTGCTGTAACATAGTACCTGCATAAAACATAATAATCATATTCCAGAATGTTTACAAGAAGTAAATGTCATAAATGTGATACTAGTtgctagaaatgttttttttttatcatgtccAATTATAAATGGcttcattgttttctttgatttcTGTTTTGAAGGATGGGGGCAAACTACTGGAAGAGGGCATGTCTCACAACACTACTGTGGTGGAGTGTGATATACGCCTAACAGAAGTGGGGCAGGAGAGTGAATACTGTATCAGCCAGATCCTTAGAGGCAACCAAGAGAAGGCACGCAAGAGACACCTTCAAGAATCTAGAGCAAATAAATAGATCCTCATATGTACAGTTTTCACATGAGTACTTTGACATgcctttgaaaacattttgaatataGTTTATTAAATTAAGTTTTGCATGCATGAAGTACTTCAGCAAAAAGTGTTATTAACAGATCAAgatactttttaaatgtttatgtttgatgtttgttttcattcaaacaaaaataaaaaaaaacatatcaatGCTTTTCTATAATATAACTGCTATAGATTATTTTTTGACACATTACTGCTACCTTCACTCTGTTGTTGAATcaataaagaaatacatttccattgaatacacaaaatgtttttattggtcAGTTAACTTGTCAGAACTCTTGACACACAGATTTGGTTTGCAATCTTTGTAGTTTTATATGCAACATAAAGGCAACATTGTGATAGTGTGGAAATACATACAGACTTGAATTTTGTAATCTCTCACAGACATTAGAAAAAACATTTGACATCAAGCTTGTGATATACTGCAcctccagctgtataaatgtgaGTTTACATTTCCTATTTGTTGCAAATATGAATCAGATATCAATGGAACAATTTGGAAAACAATTCATACAGTAGGCAGAGCACAACTTTTTTGTGTACAATTGCCATGATTTTAGCTAAGTGAAATCACTGTGACTATGGGGGGAAAATGTATGATATAAAAGAGCTGTTACGCGAGATAAAAATTCCACAATACCTATATTTTTATGCCTATCTGAAAAGCACCAGTGTATATACAAAtgtgttatatttttttacagctgtCATGAGAAATTTGTCCAGTGATCGATCTCATTGTCTCCATAAAGTAATAGAGTCAATTATTTTTGACATTTCATTGATTTTTATTGGGTGACATAATCAGATCATATTTGCTGACATATGAGACATTTTATTACAGGAATGATTCTTATTTTAAGGAATTCAAATACAGCACATCATTTTATTAATAGTGAAGAAAGCAATTTGTtcagtaattaattaaaattccaCAAAGACTGACCACTATTGGAAACCACAACATTTTAATCCTCATGTGAGGTTTATTGAAAACCTATAGCTGCTCTTTCAAGCCCAAAACAATTCCCAAGAAATATCTTTTCACCCCTCTTAATGATATTTTTGAGAAAAAGTTGGCTATTCCTGTCCCTTACATTTTgcatctaattttaaaatacttgaatatAAAGAGAGCAAGAGGAAAATGTTCAGTTCAATCTTCCATATTGATTAAATATTGTTCTTCTGTTTGGTGCTGTGCTTACTAgtaagtgtgtgtttgtgtctgtgagtgctctgtgatggactgtcatTCTGTAAACCGACAGGCTTTGGCCTCAGTGTGACCCTGTAAGGTGAATGTATTAAATATACTATAATTTAAGTTTTATCCAGatccatacatactgtatatacttagaTTTTGCACCATAGCAGCTCAACATGTACCATCGATTATTTGTAACTTACAATTCTACCCATTTAGACAGCCAAATAGACTTTGGTGATTGCTGCCATtgtgattatattttaaatttaaaaatttgtTTCGAGTGCAGGAACAGGCGTGGGCTAATTCAAAGCTTTCATGGATCTTCCCATTGCAAACCCACATGGGGCTTCATGGTTGATGGTGGGTTTTTAATTCagtacagggaaaaaaaacttccagTACGCAGCCAAAATGAGTAACGTATTGAAATGTATAATTGTTTGGTAACGAAATTGACTCTTGTTTAATATACTCCTTGTAGTATGATTTTAGACAGAAACCTGCTATgttgtcaattttttttttctttcactttgaaGCTTCCTTGAAAAATCCATCAGGCATCAGTGACAACCAGGATTACTCAGTATTACTCTGGATCAAAAAGGTTTAGTTGAAAAAGCTGCAACATGTatcttctatatactgtatgaaactgaaagaaatgtAGTAAATCTGAATCAGGttcaataaaaaaagacttcCCAAAAGGTAATCATCCTGTGTTTCTGTAACTGTATAGCATAACTttagattacacttttcattCTTTGTTGGGTAAAATTACAAATGTTGTTTCATGTAAGCACCTCATAATGGTAAAGAATTGTTCTGAGAAGTAGTTTATCATTTTCAGTATACAGGATTCAggcaatgcaaataaaaaagagtgctctgacattttttatttcattatacagtatttatacagtaccttttgaTGTCTATATGGCTACTAGacccattacttttttttccagaacatgTTTCAGTATATATAGTGGTTCAGTTCCAACAAACTGAAAGTtctacatttcacatttttaaaaattagtcGCATGTGACAAACTGATACAAGTTTGTACAATCGAAACTGGTTGACACCTCTTAGTTGTgcattatttacagtaaaaacagcacccacCTTTTTTACCTTACCTTTTTCACAGACTGTTTACAATGtatgtacaatttaaaaaagaatatctCAAACATTTAAGTTAGAAAATTCATAGAACATTTCTCCCCCTTAAAGGACATTTAATGTTCAGCTAAATGAGAAATGGTGTAACAGTCATTGTATTACACATGaagattgtactgtatatactagatcttctaacatttttaatataagaTCTTTAACATTGTCTCcctctttttgttcttttttccacTTAACATCAGACATTAGGCTTTGCAAGGTCATAATAACTGATTTACAGTTTTTGTCTATATGGCATCTtataagtaatttatttttaaagccacCCTTAAAAAGCTGAAGGGTGGAGTTGTTACAGATTCTACATGTCCAAAGCTTTtccaataatttaattttctaatgTAACTTATAGACAAGAACATGACAGTTATAAGGTAATTAATGCTTCAATGTCTAATTGAAGACATGCTGACACGCTCTTCTGAACTTCAGTCAAAACATGAAATATCATTGGGCATTTTTATAAGTTTTGGTCCACATCAATCAAAACAGTATTTGGAAACAGACACTGTTCAGTGTGTCTTATATAAGATTCAGTTGCTTGGACTAGATAATGCTGCAGAAAATTCTACAATTATTATACAGCTATATTTATACCAGAACAAACCACCACCCCACGCATACAGCATCTGGTGGCATGGGCGTTGTGTGGTTACATCTTTTATCAATGTGATGATATCCAATGGATGTAGTTATAGGATCCAATcacatttcactgttcatttacAAGACCCAGTCACAACAAAACCTTAGTGAAATAGTGAAATTTGCTATATACTATAGAAAAAGGCATCATTCATTTGAATTGATGAGctttaaattaatcttttcacGTCATCTTAATAGTAATATTAACCCATGCTGGTCTCTACAGAAAATTTGAGAAATGTGTTTCATGGGACAAGGAGGGGAGATGTGGCACTCTACAAATGTCAGCTTTGCACTGCACAGCATAGGAGTAAGAACGCAGTTTCCTCCATGAGAATcccatatttttatttaacactCTCTGTGTGTAATAGGTCTTGTGCACACTTGTATGTCCATCtattggtttgtttgttttttaatttagattctCTGAGAAGTTGATCGTTGATTTATTCAGCTCATCACCTCAAACCAGAACAGCTTAATATTTAGAATATTATTACAGCAGCTATCAAACCATATAAGCTTTACTAGACCTTACTAGTGCCAAATGTAACAGTACCAAAAAATGTAACAGTACCAAAACAAGTcacatttacaaaaacacatttttcctcTTGGAAGGAATGAAAGTATACGTTTACTTGGTATAAGTATGTTTAGGTTATATGCTTTGTAAGTTTGGCAAGATGTTCATAAACAACACAAGGATATTTTATTCAGAATTCGGTATAAAATGATTCAGCCTGGGCTTGTAAGCATGAACTAGTGTCTGTTGACCAGAGTCACAGTGAAAGTTCCACAGTCCTTccaagagaaaaagaaatcctaagtacagtgtttgttttttgttggggAACAGTCATCTCTTCCAATGTGTTTATGGAAATTTCTATACTCATTGGGGAAGAAAGTGGCCTTATTGGGCACCCAAGATGTTGCTCTATGGGTCTTGCATAGATGAATGTGTTTGGAGAATAACACATATTAAAGGAAGGTAAAGGATTTCGTACCTTGGCCAGtgcattttgtttcaaaatctCACAAGATTATAAAATGAAACACTACAGATAACACTCCAGTATGTACGTTATTATGtttttatctgtattttatAGTAGAAAAATGTGACAATAGGACTGTTGCTCTGCTTGCTGCTTTTCAATGACTGTGTGCTCTAGTTTTACTAAGCATATTAAACTGTGATAGTGGCTTTAGTATTCACCAAAGATAAATCATTA
This genomic window from Lepisosteus oculatus isolate fLepOcu1 chromosome 2, fLepOcu1.hap2, whole genome shotgun sequence contains:
- the tcte1 gene encoding dynein regulatory complex subunit 5 produces the protein MPDIMDIQSKAAASPGTKPRIYPPVAKLNPVADPRKMRRIIAEDPEWSLAVVPLLKNLCLQHIVKNFHNNPILDKLLPSHKAQVLERLSTSLPLQVTANLISDEGYWMRCCTERWGVSDVSCYGQSWKRMFFERHLQNMIELFIPDVTDPQMILDMVPLCRNYVRKIEISQLLPPVREPQNEDDDASDTASDTGFDGPSMDHFDFGILLDKLSHLEELHVVYGVKGCGMNFEWNLFEFTYRDCQSLAKALKSCKSLKVFRIHESKVDDEKARVLIHSLLDHPSLKELDLSHNLIGDRGARAIGKLINRSQLEKLIVYNNKIRGPGAQAIAYALSKNATLLSLNLRLNRTGDEGGQSIAQALLKNTTLVSLHLGSNELTEPTASVLSQVLVQNTTLRSINLSCNRLGADGGKLLEEGMSHNTTVVECDIRLTEVGQESEYCISQILRGNQEKARKRHLQESRANK